In the Solibacillus sp. FSL K6-1523 genome, one interval contains:
- a CDS encoding metal ABC transporter solute-binding protein, Zn/Mn family, producing the protein MKKIFILLSIFAVLLAACSADQSATSNNNEPTDNQLSIYTTVYPLQYFTERIGGDFVHVSSIYPVGANEHTFEPTQKDMMALADADLFYYIGLGLEGFVENAEKTLAKEDVKFVATAANVTEEQLDISTGHAHEEDDGDEDHGHQEHDAHVWLSPIISQELARSIKDELVAALPEQEALFNKNYEQLLTELNELHNELESMAATTSKKTFFVSHAAFGYLAGHYGLKQVAIAGLNSQSEPSQKELTAIVDLAKEENIHSIFFEQNVSSNLTKIIQKELGAETLILHNLSVLTKEDVANNEDYFTLMRKNMNALTKALADS; encoded by the coding sequence ATGAAAAAAATATTTATTTTACTTTCGATTTTTGCTGTATTATTAGCTGCTTGTAGCGCAGATCAATCCGCTACTTCTAATAATAATGAACCGACAGACAATCAATTATCCATTTACACTACGGTTTATCCATTACAATACTTCACTGAACGCATCGGTGGGGATTTTGTCCATGTTTCCTCTATATACCCTGTTGGCGCAAACGAACACACGTTTGAACCGACACAAAAGGATATGATGGCTTTAGCAGATGCCGATTTATTTTATTATATCGGGTTAGGCCTTGAAGGTTTTGTTGAAAATGCGGAGAAAACATTAGCAAAAGAAGATGTGAAATTCGTTGCCACTGCTGCAAATGTAACGGAGGAACAGCTTGATATTTCAACAGGTCACGCGCATGAAGAAGATGACGGTGATGAAGATCATGGACATCAAGAGCATGATGCACATGTGTGGCTCTCTCCTATCATCTCTCAGGAATTAGCGCGTTCGATTAAAGATGAATTAGTGGCGGCGTTACCAGAGCAAGAAGCGCTATTCAACAAAAACTATGAACAGTTATTGACAGAGTTAAATGAACTGCATAACGAGTTAGAATCAATGGCTGCCACAACTTCGAAAAAAACGTTTTTCGTATCCCATGCAGCATTTGGTTATTTAGCGGGGCATTATGGTTTAAAGCAAGTAGCAATAGCGGGATTAAATTCTCAAAGTGAGCCTTCTCAAAAGGAATTAACAGCAATTGTTGATTTAGCAAAAGAGGAAAACATTCACTCTATTTTCTTCGAGCAAAATGTCTCATCTAATTTAACGAAAATCATTCAAAAAGAGTTAGGTGCGGAAACATTAATTTTGCATAATTTAAGTGTCCTTACGAAAGAGGATGTCGCGAATAATGAAGATTATTTTACGTTGATGCGGAAAAATATGAATGCGTTAACGAAAGCATTGGCGGATTCATGA
- a CDS encoding NUDIX hydrolase, which translates to MFTFTDENGFQVDLRFDEGPFEVEPKHVLVLVQYEGKWLCTIHHRRGIEFPGGKQEPNETLIEAAVREVYEEATVHIEDVKWFAYYIVHEEIPFCKAVFTARVKSIEPFVGDYETEGMLWLTEEELWQQPNLSFYMRDAGMKKMLQEVKNHERQW; encoded by the coding sequence ATGTTTACATTTACTGATGAAAATGGATTTCAAGTAGATTTAAGATTTGATGAAGGACCGTTTGAGGTGGAACCAAAGCATGTTTTAGTGCTTGTGCAGTATGAAGGGAAATGGCTGTGTACAATTCATCATCGCCGTGGCATCGAATTTCCAGGTGGCAAGCAAGAACCGAATGAAACTTTGATAGAGGCAGCTGTTCGGGAAGTGTATGAAGAAGCAACTGTACATATTGAAGATGTGAAATGGTTTGCTTATTATATTGTGCATGAAGAAATTCCGTTTTGTAAGGCGGTATTTACAGCAAGAGTAAAATCAATTGAACCTTTTGTTGGCGATTATGAAACGGAAGGCATGCTATGGCTTACGGAAGAAGAGCTTTGGCAACAACCGAATTTGAGCTTTTATATGCGCGATGCGGGAATGAAGAAGATGTTACAGGAAGTGAAAAATCATGAAAGACAATGGTGA
- the yidD gene encoding membrane protein insertion efficiency factor YidD yields MKKLFIGLIQLYQKYLSPMKPPSCRFHPTCSHYGVEAIEKHGAIKGFMMTVIRILKCQPLHPGGFDPVPDKWPSKKGN; encoded by the coding sequence TTGAAAAAACTATTTATTGGGCTCATTCAACTTTATCAAAAATATTTATCACCAATGAAACCACCCTCTTGTCGCTTTCATCCTACTTGTTCTCACTATGGAGTTGAGGCCATTGAAAAGCATGGTGCGATCAAAGGCTTCATGATGACGGTTATCCGCATTTTAAAATGCCAGCCGCTGCACCCTGGTGGTTTCGATCCAGTCCCTGATAAATGGCCTTCGAAAAAAGGAAACTAA
- a CDS encoding alpha/beta hydrolase family protein produces the protein MKDNGEIVTMRNYPSPNPAIRLDEVTYWSQGLRVKGLLARPKQQGDYEGLLYLRGGLQSIGMVRPARIAQFAAQGFVVFAPYYRGNRGGEGKDEFAGEDRYDAVFGVDVLKQFIKKDKVHLYGFSRGGLMVLWTAIIRNDIQSIVTWAGVSDATATYAERVDMRRGLKRIIGGTPNKVPKQYENRTPLYEIEQVQAPVLIIHGTEDAHVGIEHAYQLEKYLKVEGKHVETWFSSGYKHHYPPKFNRETVQKLCQWMKSHN, from the coding sequence ATGAAAGACAATGGTGAAATTGTTACCATGCGCAACTACCCTTCACCGAATCCAGCTATCCGGTTAGATGAAGTTACATATTGGTCACAAGGGTTACGGGTAAAAGGATTGCTTGCACGTCCGAAACAGCAAGGAGATTATGAAGGCTTACTCTATTTACGTGGGGGCTTACAATCCATTGGTATGGTTCGTCCTGCGCGTATTGCACAATTTGCAGCACAAGGTTTTGTCGTGTTTGCGCCTTATTACCGTGGAAATCGCGGGGGAGAGGGAAAAGATGAGTTCGCCGGGGAAGATCGTTATGATGCAGTTTTTGGTGTTGATGTGTTAAAGCAATTTATAAAGAAAGATAAAGTTCACTTATACGGATTTTCACGCGGTGGCTTGATGGTATTGTGGACAGCAATTATACGAAATGATATACAGTCCATTGTCACATGGGCGGGTGTGTCTGATGCGACGGCTACTTACGCGGAAAGGGTGGACATGCGCAGAGGGTTAAAACGCATTATTGGTGGCACGCCGAATAAAGTGCCTAAACAGTATGAAAACAGGACGCCCCTCTATGAAATCGAGCAAGTTCAAGCGCCCGTATTGATTATTCATGGTACAGAAGATGCGCATGTAGGCATTGAGCATGCGTATCAATTAGAGAAGTATTTAAAGGTTGAAGGAAAGCATGTGGAAACGTGGTTTTCAAGCGGCTACAAGCATCATTATCCACCAAAGTTTAATCGGGAAACCGTTCAAAAACTTTGTCAATGGATGAAATCGCATAATTGA
- a CDS encoding Dps family protein, translated as MTKTQLNSELNELVATWSVLYTKLHNYHWYVTGPSFFTLHEKFEELYNEVTLNLDEVAERILSKGGKPVATLKEHLNISLIQEVAREESPEEMVKTTIADFQIIMEALKKTMATAAEEGDDRTEDLLNANYQSLEKHAWMLNAFLGK; from the coding sequence ATGACGAAAACACAATTAAATTCCGAATTAAATGAATTAGTAGCAACTTGGTCTGTCCTTTACACAAAATTACATAACTATCATTGGTATGTAACGGGACCATCATTTTTTACATTACACGAAAAATTTGAAGAGCTTTATAATGAAGTCACATTAAACTTAGATGAAGTCGCAGAACGTATTTTATCTAAAGGTGGCAAGCCAGTAGCGACATTAAAAGAGCATTTAAACATATCACTTATACAGGAAGTGGCTAGGGAAGAATCACCAGAAGAAATGGTAAAAACGACGATAGCCGATTTCCAAATCATTATGGAAGCATTGAAAAAAACGATGGCGACAGCAGCTGAAGAAGGTGATGATCGTACTGAAGATTTATTGAATGCAAATTATCAAAGCCTAGAAAAGCATGCGTGGATGTTGAATGCGTTTTTAGGGAAATAA
- the pckA gene encoding phosphoenolpyruvate carboxykinase (ATP), which yields MNSVEIANELKELLNGENINNQLSVPQLVEKATSRGEATLTVDGALRAETGKYTGRSPKDKYTVEEDGSKEKIDWGKVNRPISSEVFDNLYIKVINYLKERDELFVFNGFAGADKASQLSIKVINEYAWHNLFCHQLFIRPTAEDLASHATDFTIVSAPNFKADPAVDGTDSETFIITSLEKKIILIGGTEYAGEMKKSIFGIMNYLLPEQGIFPMHCSANVGEEGDVALFFGLSGTGKTTLSADADRKLIGDDEHGWSDNGVFNIEGGCYAKTINLSAEKEPEIYNAIKFGSVLENVVVDPETRVCDYDDVSLTENTRVAYPIDYIDNIVLPSVAGHPKTIVFLTADAFGVLPPVSKLTKEQAMYHFLSGFTSKLAGTERGVTEPEPVFSTCFGSPFLPLPATVYADQLGKKIDEHGSQVFLVNTGWTGGEYGVGSRMKLSYTRAMVRAAIEGKLNDVETIQDAVFGLNIPVAIEGVPTEVLNPRDAWADKAAYDKKAAELAGLFKNNFTKFANVDEAIVKKGGPLA from the coding sequence ATGAATTCGGTAGAAATTGCTAACGAGCTGAAAGAACTTTTAAACGGGGAAAATATTAACAATCAATTATCAGTACCACAATTAGTTGAAAAAGCGACATCACGTGGTGAAGCAACATTAACAGTTGATGGTGCATTACGCGCTGAAACAGGTAAATATACAGGACGCTCTCCTAAAGATAAATATACAGTTGAAGAAGATGGCTCTAAAGAAAAAATTGACTGGGGTAAAGTGAATCGTCCAATTTCATCTGAAGTTTTCGACAATCTTTATATTAAAGTTATTAATTACTTAAAAGAACGCGATGAATTATTCGTATTTAATGGTTTTGCAGGTGCCGATAAAGCATCTCAATTATCAATTAAAGTAATTAACGAATATGCTTGGCACAACCTTTTCTGTCATCAATTATTCATCCGTCCAACTGCAGAAGATTTAGCTTCACATGCTACAGATTTTACAATCGTATCTGCACCAAACTTCAAAGCAGATCCTGCTGTTGATGGCACAGATTCAGAAACATTTATCATTACATCACTTGAAAAGAAAATCATTTTAATCGGTGGTACAGAATACGCTGGCGAAATGAAAAAATCAATCTTTGGTATTATGAACTACTTACTACCTGAACAAGGAATATTCCCAATGCACTGCTCTGCAAACGTTGGTGAAGAAGGCGACGTCGCTTTATTCTTCGGTTTATCTGGTACGGGTAAAACAACTTTATCTGCGGATGCTGACCGTAAATTAATCGGTGATGATGAGCATGGTTGGTCTGATAATGGTGTGTTCAATATTGAAGGTGGTTGCTATGCAAAAACAATCAATCTTTCAGCTGAAAAAGAGCCTGAAATTTACAATGCAATTAAATTCGGTTCAGTTTTAGAAAACGTAGTAGTAGATCCAGAAACACGCGTATGTGACTACGATGATGTTTCATTAACTGAAAACACACGTGTTGCATATCCGATCGATTATATCGACAATATTGTATTACCATCTGTAGCAGGTCACCCTAAAACAATCGTATTTTTAACTGCGGATGCATTCGGTGTGTTACCTCCAGTTTCTAAATTAACAAAAGAGCAAGCAATGTATCATTTCTTAAGTGGTTTCACTTCTAAATTAGCAGGTACAGAGCGCGGCGTTACTGAGCCAGAACCAGTATTCTCAACATGTTTCGGTTCTCCATTCTTACCACTTCCTGCGACAGTTTATGCAGATCAATTAGGTAAGAAAATTGACGAGCACGGTTCACAAGTATTTTTAGTTAACACTGGTTGGACTGGTGGCGAATACGGTGTAGGTAGCCGTATGAAGCTTTCTTATACACGTGCAATGGTACGCGCAGCAATCGAAGGCAAATTAAACGACGTTGAAACAATTCAAGACGCAGTATTCGGATTAAACATTCCAGTAGCTATTGAAGGTGTTCCAACTGAAGTATTAAACCCTCGTGATGCATGGGCAGATAAAGCCGCTTATGATAAAAAGGCAGCTGAACTTGCTGGTTTATTCAAAAACAATTTCACGAAATTTGCTAATGTCGATGAAGCAATCGTGAAAAAAGGTGGCCCATTAGCTTAA
- a CDS encoding transposase produces the protein MQKQKIYISVSHLTCNFYPGSSYEFILQMEPVKARVFAKLFNQIQHLEASNAFRAYLPCIPYHMDKANHDIDRRLQKVYALIHEFGDNEAKKFVEQLPYFQRAATL, from the coding sequence ATGCAAAAACAAAAAATTTATATATCAGTCTCTCATTTAACTTGTAATTTTTACCCGGGATCTTCTTATGAATTTATATTACAAATGGAACCGGTAAAGGCACGTGTTTTCGCAAAGCTCTTTAATCAGATCCAACATTTAGAGGCATCCAATGCTTTTCGGGCGTATTTACCTTGTATACCGTATCATATGGACAAAGCCAATCATGATATAGATCGACGTCTTCAAAAAGTTTATGCCTTAATCCATGAATTTGGTGATAATGAGGCGAAGAAATTTGTTGAACAGCTACCTTATTTTCAGCGTGCAGCCACATTGTAA
- a CDS encoding transglutaminase domain-containing protein has translation MKKLVCLLLVTIVIISTLPTAFSVFNTNTVYADQISTEKTLKDDILKQMGNYNKNFTFSYEGDFSKLKTVIKKTMDDIRKEQQYIYENTSKWEMTMKYTGNKGTITFKMTYLTDLEKELFVNAQVDKILPKIIKKGAMEFEKVKAVHDYIVLNGSYSSKTKNSQYTTYTFLTEQKGVCQAYALLMYKMLEELNVEAKYVKGFSNNEHHAWILAKVNGEWYHVDPTWDDPVGNKNDEVRYKYFMLTDKQMAKTHFWEKDEYPAAKSEKYKDFQVANHAFTIKNQFYFISEKDKKMYQMDLATLKVTAIAKIQFQHNKEQFLMMI, from the coding sequence ATGAAAAAGCTAGTATGTTTACTGCTCGTCACAATAGTAATCATTAGTACTTTGCCAACCGCATTTAGTGTTTTTAATACAAATACTGTGTATGCGGATCAAATTTCTACGGAGAAAACGTTAAAAGATGATATTTTAAAACAGATGGGAAATTACAATAAAAACTTTACTTTTTCTTATGAAGGTGACTTTTCAAAATTAAAAACAGTCATTAAAAAAACGATGGATGACATTCGAAAAGAACAGCAATATATTTATGAAAATACGTCAAAATGGGAAATGACGATGAAGTATACGGGCAATAAAGGGACGATTACTTTTAAGATGACGTATTTGACAGACTTAGAGAAAGAATTGTTTGTCAATGCGCAAGTCGATAAAATTTTGCCGAAAATTATTAAAAAAGGCGCGATGGAATTTGAAAAAGTGAAAGCCGTGCATGATTATATCGTTTTAAATGGAAGTTACTCGAGCAAAACGAAAAATAGTCAGTATACAACTTATACATTTTTAACGGAGCAAAAAGGTGTTTGTCAGGCATACGCGTTACTGATGTATAAAATGTTGGAGGAATTAAATGTAGAGGCGAAATACGTCAAAGGTTTTTCAAATAATGAGCATCACGCATGGATTTTAGCGAAAGTAAATGGTGAGTGGTATCATGTGGACCCAACATGGGACGACCCTGTTGGCAATAAAAATGACGAGGTTCGCTATAAATACTTCATGTTAACAGATAAGCAAATGGCGAAAACGCATTTTTGGGAAAAAGATGAATATCCAGCGGCAAAAAGTGAAAAGTACAAAGATTTTCAAGTAGCGAATCATGCATTTACGATTAAAAATCAATTTTATTTCATTAGCGAGAAAGACAAAAAAATGTATCAAATGGACTTAGCGACATTGAAAGTAACAGCCATCGCTAAAATTCAGTTTCAACACAATAAGGAACAATTTTTAATGATGATTTAA
- a CDS encoding S-layer homology domain-containing protein gives MQKKSKQPLALFAILLLLMQTVFTSIPAVAISNPLPFQVTMTTKGQPYVEGEYAATPVEVQVIMTTTDSAQVEYSQDAGANWQTLNVPQTMTVEEEGEHSLWFRLAGNDESRQQYTIHIAPKMPQTLQQTQTTTSDSAIIYVKVGGSGKIDGTSWDDAYDSLQSALDDAKVKSASSSNKVQIWLAAGTYKPTKQIIPPDESANNRFATFQMKNNVAIYGGFKGTEMDIAERELNETDETKKTILSGDIDNTPSDISGNAYHVFYHPDDLKLDATAILDSVTITGGNANGSEISSGGGMYNNSSSPSLTNVTFSANSARNGGGMYNSRNGSPSLTNVTFNANKARFNGGGMYNDSSNPSLTNVTFSANEVEYGGGMYNDSSNPSLTNVTFSANSAIYGAGMHNFRSSPSLTNVTFNANSAAKDGGGMYNNSSSNPNLTNVTFSANEASNGGGMYNYGFLFYISNPSLTNVMFSDNKAANSGGGMYNYGSNPSLTNVTISGNKSTGVKGAIYGGGGTIQNSIIVGNNNEPAIKGYSGTITNSLLDVDDNVEMKAKFHKTNTDIDLDTSYTPADIFIDPSNNDYRLRANSPAINRGDNNHYRSIEDAPDTDLAGKPRIQGGKIDLGALEAEKYTIVTPSIKTQPKDQTVNVGEPAELSVEAIDGVTLSYQWYRNATNANTGGVPIDGETNVTYTAPTTEAGATYYYVEVTNEDSNATGDKKITVPSKVAKVQVNALTNATPPSIDTQPVDQAINVGESVELRIAASGGVILSYQWYSNTTNSTSGGTPISGATNATYTVPTTAVGTTYYYVEVTNTDPSATGVQIATVSSKIAKVQVNALTNATPPSIDTQPVGKTVNVGESFELSVEASDGVTLSYQWYSNTTNSTSGGTPISGATSATYKVPTTAVGTTYYYVVVTNTDSSATGIKIATATSDVTRIQVNALTHATLPSIDTQPVDKTVNVGESFELSVEASGGVTLSYQWYSNITNANIGGTPISGATNTTYTAPTTSAGTTYYYVEVTNTDPSATGVQIAIVSSKVAKIQVNALTNATPPSIDTQPEDQTVNVGESAELNVVATGDGVLSYQWYSNETNSTSNGTLISGATTATYSAPTTIADTTYYYVEVTNEDPSAPGKKTATVKSHVAKVQVNALTNASQPNIDTQPKDKIVNVGETAELNVVATGDGTLSYQWYSNETNSTSNGTPISDATTDTYRAPTNKAGTTYYYVEVTNTDLNATGGQTAMVTSDVAKVLVKIAPPPTPGGGSNPTPSNNNNNDDSPPSKVKITLNTNGGTIIAPIDITYNTKVSDLPVPTRTGFRFDGWYQDEALTKPWSEDTLVRENISLYAKWTALPEEQLEPQTPEQPKPEQPKPPVTFTDTEQHWAKEMIEELATLGIIQGYEDGSFRPNNPISRMHVAALLSRAFSFETVRTPANFKDVSPTHPFYNKISILQQAGIIDGANGAFLPAENMTRAELAKVLVGVLGFTPEGKSTFTDVDPAHWSAGFIAVLEREEIALGDNGKFNPNAPVTRAEFVAFLSRILQMK, from the coding sequence ATGCAAAAAAAATCAAAGCAACCACTCGCACTATTTGCCATTCTACTTTTACTGATGCAAACGGTATTCACCAGCATACCAGCAGTGGCGATTAGTAACCCGTTACCATTTCAAGTGACAATGACGACAAAAGGTCAACCGTATGTAGAGGGGGAATATGCGGCAACCCCTGTAGAAGTGCAAGTAATTATGACTACTACAGACAGTGCCCAAGTAGAATATTCACAAGATGCAGGGGCAAATTGGCAGACCTTAAATGTGCCACAAACCATGACAGTTGAGGAAGAGGGAGAACATTCTTTGTGGTTCCGCTTAGCGGGTAATGATGAATCACGCCAACAGTATACGATTCATATTGCACCAAAAATGCCACAAACTCTCCAACAGACACAAACGACAACTTCTGACAGCGCTATTATTTATGTGAAAGTAGGGGGTTCAGGGAAGATAGATGGCACAAGCTGGGATGATGCATACGACAGTTTACAATCTGCATTGGATGATGCAAAAGTTAAATCGGCTTCAAGTTCAAATAAAGTTCAAATTTGGTTAGCAGCAGGTACTTATAAACCGACAAAACAAATAATTCCCCCTGATGAAAGTGCTAACAACCGCTTTGCTACCTTCCAAATGAAAAATAATGTAGCAATTTACGGCGGTTTTAAGGGTACAGAAATGGATATAGCAGAACGAGAATTGAATGAAACAGATGAAACAAAGAAAACTATTTTAAGCGGTGATATTGATAATACACCAAGCGATATTAGTGGTAATGCCTACCATGTATTTTATCATCCAGATGACTTAAAATTAGATGCTACAGCTATTTTAGATAGCGTAACGATTACAGGTGGTAATGCAAATGGTAGTGAAATATCTAGTGGTGGGGGCATGTACAATAATAGTAGTAGCCCGAGCTTAACGAATGTAACGTTCAGTGCCAACTCAGCACGAAATGGTGGGGGGATGTACAATAGTAGAAATGGTAGCCCGAGCCTAACGAATGTAACGTTCAATGCCAATAAGGCAAGATTTAATGGTGGGGGGATGTACAATGATAGTAGTAACCCGAGCCTAACGAATGTAACATTCAGTGCCAATGAGGTGGAATATGGTGGGGGGATGTACAATGATAGTAGTAACCCGAGCCTAACGAATGTAACGTTTAGTGCCAATTCAGCAATATATGGTGCAGGTATGCACAATTTTAGAAGTAGCCCGAGCCTAACGAATGTAACGTTCAATGCCAATTCAGCAGCAAAAGATGGTGGGGGCATGTACAATAATAGTAGTAGTAACCCCAACCTAACGAATGTAACGTTCAGTGCCAATGAAGCAAGCAATGGTGGAGGCATGTACAATTATGGTTTCTTATTTTATATTAGTAACCCGAGTCTAACGAATGTAATGTTCAGTGACAATAAGGCAGCAAATAGTGGAGGGGGCATGTACAATTATGGTAGTAACCCGAGTCTAACGAATGTAACCATTAGCGGCAATAAGTCTACTGGAGTTAAAGGAGCTATCTATGGCGGTGGCGGAACAATTCAAAATAGTATAATCGTCGGCAATAATAATGAGCCTGCTATAAAAGGTTATTCAGGCACGATTACTAATAGTTTATTGGATGTAGATGATAATGTCGAAATGAAAGCTAAATTCCATAAGACTAATACGGATATAGATCTAGATACATCTTATACACCTGCAGATATATTTATCGACCCTAGTAATAATGATTATAGATTACGAGCAAACTCACCCGCGATTAATAGAGGGGACAATAATCATTATAGGTCTATTGAGGATGCACCCGATACAGATCTTGCAGGCAAACCTCGTATTCAAGGGGGAAAAATTGATTTAGGCGCACTAGAAGCAGAAAAATATACGATAGTCACACCAAGCATTAAGACACAACCAAAAGATCAAACCGTAAATGTAGGGGAACCTGCTGAATTAAGTGTAGAGGCTATTGATGGGGTGACATTAAGCTACCAGTGGTATAGAAATGCAACCAATGCCAATACTGGAGGTGTACCCATTGACGGGGAAACGAATGTGACCTATACAGCCCCGACAACTGAAGCAGGAGCTACCTATTACTATGTTGAAGTAACCAATGAAGATTCGAATGCAACGGGGGATAAAAAAATTACAGTTCCAAGTAAAGTAGCAAAAGTACAAGTGAATGCCTTGACGAACGCAACCCCACCAAGCATTGATACACAACCAGTAGATCAAGCCATAAATGTAGGGGAATCGGTTGAATTAAGAATAGCGGCTAGTGGTGGGGTAATACTAAGTTATCAGTGGTATAGCAACACAACGAATAGCACGAGTGGAGGCACACCAATTAGTGGGGCAACGAATGCCACTTATACAGTACCAACAACTGCAGTAGGAACTACCTATTACTATGTTGAAGTAACCAATACAGATCCGAGTGCAACAGGGGTTCAAATAGCTACAGTTTCAAGTAAAATAGCAAAAGTACAAGTGAATGCCTTGACGAACGCAACCCCACCAAGCATTGATACCCAACCAGTAGGTAAAACTGTAAATGTAGGGGAATCTTTCGAATTAAGTGTAGAGGCTAGTGATGGGGTAACACTAAGTTATCAGTGGTATAGCAACACAACGAATAGCACGAGTGGAGGCACACCAATTAGTGGGGCAACGAGTGCCACTTATAAAGTACCAACAACCGCAGTAGGCACTACCTATTACTATGTTGTAGTAACCAATACAGATTCGAGTGCAACTGGGATTAAAATAGCTACAGCTACAAGTGATGTGACAAGAATACAGGTGAATGCCTTGACGCACGCAACCCTTCCAAGCATTGATACGCAACCAGTAGATAAAACTGTAAATGTAGGGGAATCTTTTGAATTAAGTGTAGAGGCTAGTGGTGGGGTAACACTAAGTTATCAGTGGTATAGCAACATAACCAATGCCAATATTGGAGGCACACCAATTAGCGGGGCAACGAATACCACTTATACAGCGCCGACAACATCAGCAGGCACTACCTATTACTATGTTGAAGTAACCAATACAGATCCGAGTGCAACAGGGGTTCAAATAGCTATAGTTTCAAGTAAAGTAGCAAAAATACAAGTGAATGCCTTGACGAACGCAACCCCACCAAGCATTGATACACAACCAGAAGATCAAACCGTAAATGTAGGGGAATCTGCTGAATTAAACGTAGTGGCTACTGGTGATGGCGTACTAAGTTATCAGTGGTATAGCAACGAAACGAATAGCACGAGTAATGGCACGCTAATTAGTGGTGCAACGACTGCGACTTATTCAGCACCGACAACTATAGCTGACACTACTTATTATTATGTTGAAGTAACCAATGAAGATCCGAGCGCACCTGGGAAAAAAACAGCTACAGTTAAAAGTCATGTGGCAAAAGTACAAGTAAATGCCTTGACGAACGCAAGCCAACCAAACATTGATACGCAACCAAAAGATAAAATCGTAAATGTAGGAGAAACTGCTGAATTAAACGTAGTGGCTACTGGTGATGGCACACTAAGTTATCAGTGGTATAGCAACGAAACGAACAGCACGAGTAATGGTACGCCAATTAGTGATGCAACGACTGACACTTATAGAGCACCGACAAATAAAGCAGGAACTACTTATTATTATGTTGAGGTAACCAATACAGATCTGAATGCAACAGGGGGACAAACAGCTATGGTTACAAGTGATGTGGCAAAAGTATTGGTGAAAATAGCGCCCCCACCAACACCAGGCGGAGGTAGCAACCCAACACCATCAAACAATAATAACAACGACGATTCACCACCATCCAAAGTCAAAATTACATTAAATACAAATGGTGGTACAATAATTGCCCCAATCGATATAACGTACAATACAAAAGTAAGTGATTTACCAGTACCTACTCGAACAGGTTTCCGTTTTGATGGTTGGTATCAAGATGAGGCGTTAACAAAACCTTGGTCAGAAGATACGCTCGTTCGAGAAAATATCTCGCTCTATGCGAAATGGACGGCATTGCCAGAGGAACAACTAGAGCCACAAACACCTGAGCAGCCGAAACCAGAACAACCAAAACCGCCTGTAACATTCACGGACACGGAGCAACACTGGGCAAAGGAAATGATTGAGGAACTCGCAACACTCGGCATTATTCAAGGGTATGAAGACGGTTCTTTCCGTCCGAATAATCCAATCAGCCGTATGCATGTAGCAGCCCTTTTATCGCGAGCATTTTCATTTGAAACTGTGCGTACACCAGCAAATTTCAAGGATGTATCACCAACACATCCATTCTATAATAAAATCTCTATATTACAACAAGCAGGGATTATTGATGGCGCAAATGGTGCTTTCCTACCAGCAGAAAATATGACGCGTGCCGAACTCGCAAAAGTATTGGTTGGTGTACTAGGCTTCACACCTGAAGGAAAAAGCACGTTTACCGATGTGGATCCCGCACATTGGAGCGCAGGATTTATCGCAGTATTAGAACGTGAAGAGATTGCACTTGGAGATAACGGAAAGTTCAATCCAAACGCCCCTGTAACAAGAGCCGAGTTTGTAGCGTTTTTATCTCGCATACTGCAAATGAAATAA